One genomic segment of Hordeum vulgare subsp. vulgare chromosome 2H, MorexV3_pseudomolecules_assembly, whole genome shotgun sequence includes these proteins:
- the LOC123430385 gene encoding protein FLOURY 1-like, translating to MPLHFRRPPRAPQPTNRKCGPTQIMRPTGQRYRPRLIRKKLAPRLNHNPTAAAPAAQLRTQALHHHLLQIPTPSPKPRDRSPRFALAPERSHLANQNFIRLNRSRTGPSSPVMGCWNRISSAGGLLKPLAGVPFASMPGAGAAYFLVGSALGVFAMLQASESEVRREWAFSPQWAALSRSVGAQHMLVVMSLLFLAAKVWFLGKRCDAVEGLVGSAGATVLAVRVRGVVCTVCGTGTKAWALKKGSSAHSVDRSRSGSCSDKPVSRSLAFELEQEADREDEDFASEVTGAEEGKVERLRRRLVRERMLKEAALEELEKERRAAASSADEAMAKIACVRNEKALVEREAKQFREMAEQKQMYDRQVIESLQWRLNKVYKAKQCV from the coding sequence ATGCCCCTTCATTTTCGGCGCCCCCCACGCGCTCCGCAACCCACGAACCGAAAGTGTGGACCCACACAGATCATGAGACCCACAGGGCAGCGATACCGCCCACGACTTATCCGAAAAAAACTCGCACCTCGACTGAACCACAACCCTACTGCCGCGGCGCCGGCTGCCCAGCTCCGGACCCaggctcttcatcatcatctcctcCAAATCCCCACGCCCTCCCCAAAACCACGAGATCGATCTCCAAGATTTGCCCTTGCCCCCGAGCGATCCCATCTTGCCAATCAAAATTTCATTCGCCTGAATCGGAGCAGGACTGGCCCCAGTTCCCCCGTCATGGGCTGCTGGAACCGCATCTCCAGTGCCGGTGGTCTGCTGAAGCCGCTCGCCGGCGTCCCTTTCGCCTCCATGCCAGGCGCCGGCGCCGCCTACTTCCTCGTTGGCTCCGCGCTCGGGGTCTTCGCGATGCTGCAAGCATCCGAGTCCGAGGTCCGCCGCGAGTGGGCCTTCTCCCCGCAATGGGCCGCCCTGTCCCGCTCCGTGGGCGCGCAGCACATGCTCGTCGTAATGTCCCTTCTCTTCCTGGCCGCCAAAGTCTGGTTCCTCGGCAAGCGCTGCGACGCGGTGGAGGGGCTCGTGGGGAGCGCGGGCGCCACGGTGCTAGCGGTGCGCGTCAGAGGCGTCGTCTGCACCGTGTGTGGGACTGGGACAAAGGCGTGGGCTCTCAAGAAAGGCAGCTCGGCCCACTCCGTGGATCGCTCCCGCTCTGGCAGCTGCTCCGACAAGCCGGTTTCGAGGTCGCTGGCTTTTGAACTGGAGCAGGAGGCCGACAGGGAGGACGAGGACTTCGCCAGCGAGGTGACCGGCGCGGAAGAGGGCAAAGTGGAGCGGCTCAGGCGGCGGCTCGTGCGGGAGAGGATGCTGAAGGAGGCCGCCCtggaggagctggagaaggagagGCGCGCGGCGGCCTCCTCCGCTGACGAGGCCATGGCCAAGATCGCGTGCGTGCGGAACGAGAAGGCGCTGGTGGAGCGCGAGGCGAAGCAGTTCCGGGAGATGGCCGAGCAAAAGCAGATGTACGACCGGCAGGTGATCGAGTCTCTTCAGTGGAGGCTCAACAAAGTGTACAAGGCCAAACAATGTGTATAA